From a region of the Streptomyces tirandamycinicus genome:
- a CDS encoding DUF5063 domain-containing protein: protein MSDATLHSATQDPDDFAVQIADSIESFIVATTEVARGDEPDSAVPFLLLEVSQLLLAGGRLGAHEDIVPEERYETDTGPDLDVDDLRERFARLLDPVDVFSEVFDPYEPRKAPVPFRISDNLADIVTDLRHGLAHYRAGRTTEALWWWQFSYFSNWGPTASATLRALQSLVSHVRLDQPLQELDGLDTDEDLPEDDLAEEAGRVMAEEIAAPLGLRRAPAPR, encoded by the coding sequence ATGTCTGACGCTACGCTCCACTCCGCCACGCAGGACCCGGACGACTTCGCGGTCCAGATCGCCGACTCGATCGAGAGCTTCATCGTCGCCACCACCGAGGTGGCGCGGGGCGACGAGCCGGACAGCGCCGTGCCCTTCCTGCTGCTGGAGGTCTCCCAGCTGCTGCTCGCGGGCGGCCGGCTGGGCGCCCACGAGGACATCGTCCCCGAGGAGCGCTACGAGACGGACACCGGACCGGACCTGGACGTCGACGACCTGCGCGAGCGGTTCGCCCGGCTGCTCGACCCGGTCGACGTCTTCTCCGAGGTCTTCGACCCGTACGAGCCGCGCAAGGCCCCGGTGCCGTTCCGGATCTCCGACAACCTCGCGGACATCGTCACCGACCTGCGCCACGGCCTGGCCCACTACCGCGCGGGCCGCACGACCGAGGCGCTGTGGTGGTGGCAGTTCTCGTACTTCTCCAACTGGGGCCCGACCGCCTCCGCGACGCTGCGCGCCCTCCAGTCGCTGGTCTCCCATGTGCGCCTCGACCAGCCCCTGCAGGAGCTGGACGGGCTGGACACCGACGAGGACCTCCCCGAGGACGACCTCGCCGAGGAGGCGGGGCGCGTGATGGCGGAGGAGATCGCGGCGCCGCTCGGGCTGCGGAGGGCTCCCGCGCCGCGGTGA
- a CDS encoding YbaB/EbfC family nucleoid-associated protein, whose protein sequence is MIPGGGQPNMQQLLQQAQKMQQDLARAQEELAATEVEGQAGGGLVKATVTGSGELRGLVIDPKAVDPDDTETLADLVVAAVQAANENAQQLQQQKLGPLAQGLGGGQIPGLPF, encoded by the coding sequence CCGGTGGTGGCCAGCCCAACATGCAGCAGTTGCTTCAGCAGGCCCAGAAGATGCAGCAGGACCTCGCCCGTGCGCAGGAGGAGCTGGCGGCGACCGAGGTCGAAGGCCAGGCGGGCGGCGGTCTCGTGAAGGCGACCGTCACCGGCTCGGGCGAGCTGCGCGGCCTCGTCATCGACCCCAAGGCCGTCGACCCGGACGACACCGAGACCCTCGCCGATCTCGTCGTCGCCGCCGTCCAGGCCGCGAACGAGAACGCACAGCAGCTGCAGCAGCAGAAGCTCGGCCCGCTCGCCCAGGGACTCGGCGGCGGCCAGATCCCAGGACTCCCCTTCTGA
- the recR gene encoding recombination mediator RecR yields MYEGVVQDLIDELGRLPGVGPKSAQRIAFHILQAEPADVRRLAHALLEVKDKVRFCAVCGNVAQQEQCAVCRDARRDPAVICVVEEPKDVVAIERTREFRGRYHVLGGAISPIEGVGPDDLRIRELLARLADGAVTELILATDPNLEGEATATYLARMVKPMGLKVTRLASGLPVGGDLEYADEVTLGRAFEGRRLLDV; encoded by the coding sequence TTGTACGAAGGCGTGGTTCAGGACCTCATCGACGAACTGGGCAGGCTGCCCGGCGTCGGTCCCAAGAGCGCGCAGCGGATCGCCTTCCACATCCTCCAGGCCGAGCCGGCCGACGTCCGGCGCCTCGCGCACGCGCTGCTCGAGGTCAAGGACAAGGTCCGGTTCTGCGCGGTGTGCGGGAACGTCGCGCAGCAGGAGCAGTGCGCCGTCTGCCGGGACGCGCGCCGCGACCCCGCGGTCATCTGCGTGGTCGAGGAGCCCAAGGACGTCGTCGCGATCGAGCGGACCAGGGAGTTCCGCGGTCGCTACCACGTGCTGGGCGGGGCGATCAGCCCGATCGAGGGCGTCGGCCCGGACGACCTGCGTATCCGCGAGCTCCTCGCGAGGCTCGCGGACGGCGCGGTCACCGAGCTGATCCTGGCGACCGACCCCAACCTCGAGGGTGAGGCGACCGCCACGTACCTGGCGCGCATGGTCAAGCCCATGGGGCTGAAGGTGACGCGTCTCGCCAGCGGGCTTCCCGTTGGCGGTGATCTGGAATACGCCGACGAGGTCACGCTCGGGCGTGCCTTCGAGGGGAGACGACTTCTCGATGTCTGA